Proteins encoded in a region of the Variovorax sp. PAMC 28711 genome:
- the hemL gene encoding glutamate-1-semialdehyde 2,1-aminomutase, which yields MTTSTDPNDILFERARAVIPGGVNSPVRAFKAVGGTPRFIQRAHGAYFWDAADKRYIDYIGSWGPMILGHGHPAVVEAVQKAVLEGFSYGAPTEREIELAETILALVPSMEMVRLVSSGTEAAMSALRLARGATGRKYIIKFEGCYHGHADALLVKAGSGLATFGNPTSAGVPPEVVQHTLVLEYNNLAQLEEAFALHGHELACLMIEAIAGNMNFVRASAPFAKRCRELCTQHGALLVFDEVMTGFRVGLHGAQGVLGITPDLTVLGKVIGGGMPLAAFGGPRAIMELLAPLGPVYQAGTLSGNPVATACGLATLKEISKPGFYEALSARTRSLTDGLKSAASAEGVPFSADSEGGMFGFFLFDQLPQNYATVMTTDNAKFNALFHGLLDRGVYIAPALYEAGFVSAAHTDDDIAATVEAAREIFKTLAQQ from the coding sequence ATGACGACTTCCACCGACCCCAACGACATCCTCTTCGAGCGCGCCCGCGCCGTGATCCCCGGCGGCGTGAATTCGCCGGTGCGCGCCTTCAAGGCGGTCGGCGGCACGCCGCGCTTCATCCAGCGTGCGCACGGCGCTTACTTCTGGGATGCCGCCGACAAGCGCTACATCGACTACATCGGCTCATGGGGTCCGATGATCCTCGGCCACGGCCATCCCGCGGTGGTCGAGGCGGTGCAGAAGGCCGTGCTCGAGGGCTTTTCGTACGGGGCGCCGACCGAGCGCGAGATCGAACTGGCGGAGACCATCCTCGCGCTGGTGCCGTCGATGGAGATGGTGCGGCTCGTCAGCTCGGGCACCGAAGCCGCGATGAGCGCATTGCGCCTCGCGCGTGGCGCGACCGGCCGCAAATACATCATCAAGTTCGAAGGCTGCTACCACGGCCATGCCGATGCGCTGCTGGTGAAAGCCGGCTCCGGCCTCGCCACCTTCGGCAACCCGACCTCGGCCGGCGTGCCGCCCGAAGTGGTTCAGCACACGCTGGTGCTCGAGTACAACAACCTCGCGCAACTCGAAGAAGCCTTCGCGCTGCATGGGCACGAACTGGCCTGCCTGATGATCGAGGCGATCGCCGGCAACATGAACTTCGTGCGCGCCAGCGCCCCGTTTGCCAAACGGTGCCGCGAACTCTGCACTCAGCACGGCGCGCTGCTGGTGTTCGACGAAGTCATGACCGGCTTTCGCGTGGGCCTGCATGGCGCGCAGGGCGTGCTCGGCATCACGCCGGACCTCACGGTGCTCGGCAAGGTCATCGGTGGCGGCATGCCGCTCGCCGCATTCGGTGGGCCGCGCGCCATCATGGAATTGCTGGCGCCGCTCGGACCGGTGTATCAGGCCGGCACGCTGTCGGGCAACCCGGTCGCCACGGCCTGTGGCCTGGCGACCCTCAAGGAAATCTCGAAGCCCGGCTTCTACGAAGCACTGTCCGCCAGGACGCGCTCGCTGACCGACGGATTGAAATCCGCTGCATCGGCCGAGGGCGTGCCCTTCAGCGCCGACAGCGAAGGCGGCATGTTCGGCTTCTTCCTGTTCGACCAGTTGCCGCAGAACTACGCCACCGTGATGACGACCGACAACGCCAAGTTCAATGCGCTGTTCCACGGCCTGCTCGACCGTGGCGTCTACATCGCACCCGCGTTGTACGAGGCCGGCTTCGTGAGTGCCGCGCACACCGACGACGACATCGCCGCCACGGTCGAGGCCGCTCGCGAGATCTTCAAGACGCTCGCGCAGCAATAA
- the thiD gene encoding bifunctional hydroxymethylpyrimidine kinase/phosphomethylpyrimidine kinase, protein MTTYLLPAAQTRPPGDLNDPANDEAEVVDADLNPPCVLVFNASDPSGAGGLGGDALAMASVGAHMLPIVTGAYARDTAEIFDHFAFDEEAVAEQTRAVLEDVPVQVIKVGFVGSPETLSTVAETATDYPDVPVVAYMPNLSWWDENQIEAYLDAFRELVLPQTTVLVGNHSTLWRWLLPDWTGDRPPGARDIAKAAGEFGVPYTLVTGIMLPDQFIDNVLASPQSVLASEKYERLEAVFAGAGDTLSAALAALLASGTDLVAAASEALSYMDRCLDAGFRPGMGHVLPDRLFWAQAEDDDDDEDEIPDISGPDFGLPPHDTRH, encoded by the coding sequence ATGACCACTTACTTATTACCAGCAGCCCAAACCCGTCCGCCGGGCGATCTTAACGACCCCGCGAACGACGAAGCCGAGGTCGTCGACGCCGACCTCAACCCGCCGTGCGTGCTCGTTTTCAACGCGAGCGATCCGAGCGGGGCCGGCGGCCTGGGCGGCGACGCCTTGGCCATGGCATCAGTGGGCGCCCACATGCTGCCGATCGTGACGGGCGCCTACGCCCGCGACACCGCCGAAATCTTCGACCACTTCGCTTTCGACGAAGAAGCGGTGGCCGAGCAGACCCGCGCCGTGCTCGAAGACGTGCCGGTGCAGGTGATCAAGGTCGGTTTTGTCGGTTCGCCCGAAACGCTGAGCACCGTGGCCGAGACCGCGACCGACTACCCCGACGTGCCCGTGGTCGCCTACATGCCCAACCTGTCGTGGTGGGACGAGAACCAGATCGAGGCGTACCTCGACGCCTTTCGCGAACTCGTGCTGCCACAGACCACCGTGCTGGTCGGCAACCACAGCACGCTGTGGCGCTGGTTGCTGCCCGACTGGACCGGCGACCGCCCGCCGGGCGCGCGCGACATCGCCAAGGCCGCCGGGGAATTCGGCGTGCCTTACACGCTCGTCACCGGCATCATGCTGCCCGACCAGTTCATCGACAACGTGCTGGCCTCACCGCAATCGGTGCTCGCCAGCGAAAAGTACGAGCGCCTCGAAGCCGTCTTCGCGGGCGCGGGCGACACCTTGTCCGCCGCGCTGGCGGCGCTGCTGGCCAGCGGCACCGACCTGGTGGCCGCCGCCAGCGAAGCGCTGAGCTACATGGACCGCTGTCTCGACGCGGGTTTCCGGCCCGGCATGGGCCACGTGCTGCCCGACCGCCTCTTCTGGGCCCAGGCCGAAGACGACGATGACGACGAAGACGAGATCCCCGACATTTCCGGCCCCGACTTCGGCCTCCCCCCGCACGACACCCGACACTGA
- a CDS encoding rubredoxin, protein MNTKTWMCLICGWIYDEAVGVPEDGIAAGTAWADVPMNWTCPECGARKEDFEMVEI, encoded by the coding sequence ATGAATACGAAAACCTGGATGTGCCTGATTTGCGGGTGGATCTATGACGAAGCGGTAGGGGTACCAGAGGATGGTATTGCGGCCGGCACGGCATGGGCGGATGTCCCGATGAACTGGACGTGCCCCGAGTGTGGTGCACGCAAGGAAGACTTCGAAATGGTTGAAATCTGA
- a CDS encoding response regulator, producing the protein MSTSGSGYKVLVIDDSNTIRRSAEIFLKQGGHEVLLAEDGFDALSKINDHKPHLIFCDILMPRLDGYQTCAIIKRNAQFSNVPVVMLSSKDGVFDKARGRMVGSQDYLTKPFTKDQLLQAVQQFGLVQPEAT; encoded by the coding sequence ATGAGCACGAGCGGATCCGGTTACAAGGTGCTGGTCATCGATGACAGCAACACCATTCGACGCAGTGCCGAGATCTTCCTCAAGCAGGGCGGCCATGAAGTCCTGCTCGCCGAAGACGGTTTCGACGCCCTTTCGAAGATCAACGACCACAAGCCGCACCTGATCTTCTGCGACATCCTGATGCCGCGCCTCGACGGTTACCAGACCTGCGCCATCATCAAGCGCAACGCCCAGTTCTCGAACGTCCCTGTCGTCATGCTGTCGTCGAAAGACGGCGTGTTCGACAAGGCGCGCGGCCGCATGGTCGGCTCGCAGGACTACCTCACCAAGCCCTTTACCAAAGACCAGTTGCTGCAGGCCGTGCAGCAGTTCGGCCTCGTTCAACCGGAAGCCACGTAA
- a CDS encoding response regulator transcription factor, with product MPIHKVLVVDDSKTELMFLTDLLQKNGFAVKTAENADDAMRRLEEEQPDLILMDVVMPGQNGFQLTRSIARNPLYAAVPIILCTSKNQETDRVWGMRQGARDYIVKPVNAVELLAKINALA from the coding sequence ATGCCGATTCACAAAGTGCTGGTGGTCGATGACTCCAAGACGGAACTGATGTTCCTGACCGATCTGCTGCAAAAGAACGGCTTCGCCGTGAAGACCGCAGAGAACGCCGACGACGCGATGCGCCGCCTCGAGGAAGAGCAGCCCGACCTGATCCTGATGGACGTGGTGATGCCCGGCCAGAACGGTTTCCAGCTGACGCGCAGCATCGCGCGCAATCCGCTCTACGCCGCGGTGCCGATCATTCTGTGCACCAGCAAGAACCAGGAAACCGATCGTGTGTGGGGCATGCGCCAGGGCGCACGCGACTACATCGTGAAGCCGGTCAACGCGGTTGAATTGCTGGCCAAGATCAACGCGCTGGCCTGA
- a CDS encoding chemotaxis protein CheW yields MANRDALRAFQSRLASRLQAAKTSGVSASWLAVEAGDAKYLFPLGHAGEIFPWTPPLAVPYTEPWFLGVANLRGGLYGVVQLSSFASGVATPLAASEVARAQSRMVAFNELLEVNCALLVDRLVGLRGVEAFTASDPPGTEAPAWLGHAYTDVAGERWQEVNLQAMAQQPRFLSIGA; encoded by the coding sequence ATGGCCAACCGCGACGCTCTCCGCGCTTTCCAGTCCCGGCTTGCCAGCCGACTCCAGGCGGCCAAAACGTCAGGCGTTTCGGCGTCCTGGCTCGCGGTAGAGGCCGGCGACGCCAAATACCTTTTCCCGCTCGGCCATGCCGGCGAGATCTTTCCGTGGACACCGCCGCTCGCGGTGCCGTACACGGAGCCATGGTTCCTCGGTGTGGCCAACCTGCGCGGTGGCCTTTACGGCGTGGTGCAGTTGTCCAGCTTCGCGTCGGGCGTTGCCACGCCACTGGCCGCCAGCGAAGTCGCTCGCGCGCAGTCGCGCATGGTGGCGTTCAACGAATTGCTCGAAGTCAATTGCGCGTTGCTGGTCGATCGCCTGGTCGGCCTGCGCGGCGTCGAAGCGTTCACCGCCTCGGATCCGCCCGGCACCGAAGCGCCCGCCTGGCTCGGGCACGCCTACACCGACGTGGCCGGCGAGCGCTGGCAAGAAGTCAATTTGCAGGCCATGGCCCAGCAACCCCGGTTTTTGAGCATCGGCGCCTGA